Proteins co-encoded in one Symbiobacterium terraclitae genomic window:
- a CDS encoding zf-HC2 domain-containing protein, which produces MEIDLCALTEDLLPLYADGLLSPATRQVLERHAAGCPACRQRLRAGAIPPPPAVPPAEPRVERAARDFFGRLRRLLFGGLAAAVALMVLVGSLSYTLGRQRPAEARRVPFRVAGAGDLAARAIPGWERASAAGLVADLGITERIPGTDAAITLERAWFSGRQVYVLYTVRAPEGGHWLPAEALLRGDDPERPHSEGRTDWNRLSTWGGFSREGFHSVLIFRAVPPVHDASRLELVLRQWARVSPGSGVSRTETFWADLRIPIPWDRDYLTEPAPDVLSWPQQHTWLGRTLALDTLEVGVGRTQLTGEITLPEGERDPVLMASLIVGGQELGGGAHTLEPAGEPGRYRFTATFDGPNRWPAPVQLRLHGIGLATDQTLKWTVNWAKYRGDGPTEDRLMDPEDQVTVRFYDSELISIYAHDGGVAIEQRDPERKAPYVRAHLGGHGRGFPDDLGPGFEVENDAGEVITNLGGGGGAVYGGPGRNGVREGVAVMWWDELPEAFRQSYRLIIRYVQPSALLVLDETWTLTVED; this is translated from the coding sequence TTGGAAATAGACCTCTGCGCCCTGACGGAGGACCTGCTGCCGCTCTATGCCGACGGCCTGCTCTCGCCGGCCACGCGGCAGGTGCTGGAAAGGCACGCCGCCGGGTGTCCCGCCTGCCGGCAGCGCCTGCGGGCGGGAGCCATCCCACCGCCGCCGGCCGTCCCACCGGCGGAGCCGAGGGTGGAGCGGGCCGCGCGGGACTTCTTCGGTCGCCTGCGCCGCCTCCTGTTCGGCGGGCTGGCGGCAGCCGTGGCGCTGATGGTCCTCGTCGGCAGCCTGAGCTACACCCTGGGGCGCCAGCGGCCGGCGGAGGCGCGGCGGGTTCCCTTTCGGGTGGCAGGCGCCGGGGATCTGGCGGCCCGGGCGATCCCGGGCTGGGAACGCGCCAGCGCGGCCGGCCTGGTGGCGGACCTCGGGATCACGGAGCGCATCCCGGGCACAGACGCCGCGATCACGCTGGAGAGGGCCTGGTTCAGCGGGCGGCAGGTCTACGTGCTGTACACCGTGAGAGCCCCGGAAGGCGGCCACTGGCTGCCGGCCGAGGCACTGCTCCGCGGCGATGACCCCGAACGGCCTCACAGCGAAGGCCGCACCGACTGGAACCGCCTGTCGACCTGGGGCGGCTTCTCGCGGGAGGGGTTCCACTCCGTCCTGATCTTCCGTGCGGTTCCGCCGGTCCATGACGCCTCCCGACTGGAGCTGGTCCTCCGCCAGTGGGCGAGGGTATCGCCCGGCTCCGGCGTGTCCCGGACCGAGACCTTCTGGGCGGACCTGCGCATCCCCATCCCGTGGGACCGGGACTACCTGACCGAGCCCGCCCCTGACGTCCTCTCGTGGCCGCAGCAGCACACCTGGCTCGGGCGCACCCTCGCCCTGGACACGCTGGAGGTGGGCGTCGGCCGGACGCAACTGACCGGCGAGATCACGCTTCCGGAGGGCGAGCGGGACCCGGTTCTGATGGCCTCGCTCATCGTCGGCGGCCAGGAACTGGGCGGGGGCGCCCACACGCTGGAACCCGCCGGCGAGCCGGGGCGGTACCGCTTCACGGCCACCTTCGACGGACCGAACCGGTGGCCGGCGCCCGTGCAGCTCCGGCTCCACGGCATCGGTCTTGCCACCGACCAGACCCTGAAGTGGACGGTCAACTGGGCCAAGTACCGGGGCGACGGCCCAACGGAAGACCGGCTGATGGACCCGGAGGATCAGGTGACAGTCCGCTTCTACGACAGCGAACTGATCAGCATCTACGCCCATGACGGCGGCGTGGCCATCGAGCAGCGGGACCCCGAGCGGAAGGCCCCGTACGTGAGGGCCCACCTGGGCGGCCACGGGCGCGGCTTTCCGGACGACCTGGGGCCGGGGTTTGAGGTGGAGAACGACGCAGGGGAGGTCATCACCAACCTCGGGGGCGGCGGCGGCGCGGTCTACGGCGGCCCGGGACGGAACGGCGTGCGGGAGGGCGTGGCGGTGATGTGGTGGGACGAACTCCCCGAGGCGTTCCGCCAGTCGTACCGGCTGATCATCCGGTACGTGCAGCCCTCCGCGCTGCTGGTGCTGG